A window from Podospora bellae-mahoneyi strain CBS 112042 chromosome 1 map unlocalized CBS112042p_1, whole genome shotgun sequence encodes these proteins:
- the WHI3 gene encoding cell cycle RNA binding protein whi3 (EggNog:ENOG503NZVS; COG:A) translates to MPGDQNSVGASSNGPAPTPQSFASLTSNGNGVKSYLATTAASANYAMAASSFLPAQHRTPAIGSGLGTYPPALPKADSFDANGNGHATTPLGTPFSTTPPTLSAAVIRNLPNDTDEKLLRAMLVFSKDLASIEFLPDDKGFRAAHLKFKSPAGALEVKNNLDGKSNHSNDADIIVEIIGPTSPSSMGKRYPSDATLPVGTPATVSGGPPTAPSSRQQSRFNSHFHTIEKTAVGNSAYAGDFRTADGRFDVFGPQSPIGTHPNERNGMLGKSMIDATNDDEDTAQLLGKTHLFAESGLQRRQTAPHIPITSRMANMSLNINTQSVQPIGQYGNHQGFATMSPSMMTSVGGFPLPQQYRTHMPPANPADQNPPCNTLYVGNLPVDTSEEELKQLFSKQRGYKRLCFRTKQNGPMCFVEFENITFATKALNELYGFQLHNSVKGGIRLSFSKNPLGVRTGQVPGQSGQGALNGPNGGHVGANGFTTASGPPPGLPAQPPPGLGLNRAGFSSSPGLSNPYSSPTYSSPSTDVYDQWNNNLMYGNGNSAHMMGANGNNGYMMGSSATYPSHMMGR, encoded by the coding sequence ATGCCTGGGGATCAGAATTCGGTCGGTGCATCCTCCAACGGACCGGCTCCCACTCCTCAATCATTTGCTTCTTTGACAAGCAACGGCAACGGTGTCAAGTCCTATCTCGCAACAACAGCCGCTTCTGCAAATTATGCAATGGCCGCCTCGAGCTTTCTCCCCGCGCAGCATCGGACTCCGGCGATAGGCAGCGGCTTGGGTACCTACCCGCCTGCCCTGCCAAAGGCCGACTCTTTTGACGCCAACGGCAATGGCCACGCgaccacccccctcggcaCTCCGTTCTCTACCACCCCgcccaccctctccgccgccgtcatcCGGAACCTCCCCAACGACACGGACGAGAAGTTGTTGCGCGCCATGCTCGTGTTCTCTAAGGACCTCGCCAGCATCGAGTTCCTTCCCGACGACAAGGGCTTTCGCGCTGCTCACTTGAAGTTCAAGAGCCCCGCCGGCGCGCTCGAGGTCAAGAACAATCTTGACGGCAAGTCCAATCACTCCAACGACGCCGACATCATTGTCGAGATCATTGGCCCGACGAGCCCCTCGTCCATGGGCAAGCGATACCCGAGCGACGCGACCCTCCCGGTTGGCACACCCGCAACGGTCTCTGGCGGCCCCCCGACTGCGCCGTCGTCGCGCCAGCAGTCGCGATTCAACAGTCACTTCCACACTATTGAGAAGACAGCGGTGGGAAATAGCGCATACGCTGGTGACTTTCGAACGGCAGACGGCCGTTTTGACGTCTTTGGTCCTCAGTCGCCCATCGGAACGCACCCAAACGAGCGCAACGGCATGCTGGGCAAGTCGATGATTGACGCCACgaatgacgatgaggacacGGCGCAGCTTCTCGGGAAAACCCACCTGTTTGCCGAGAGCGGCCTGCAACGCCGACAGACTGCTCCGCACATCCCTATCACGTCGCGCATGGCAAATATGTCTCTGAACATCAACACGCAGTCTGTCCAACCGATCGGTCAGTATGGCAATCACCAAGGCTTCGCCACCATGTCGCCAAGCATGATGACCTCGGTCGGCGGATTTCCCCTACCCCAACAATACAGGACACACATGCCGCCCGCTAACCCAGCCGATCAAAACCCGCCCTGCAATACCCTCTATGTTGGCAATCTCCCGGTCGATACGTCCGAAGAGGAGCTCAAACAGCTGTTCTCGAAACAGCGGGGTTACAAACGGCTTTGTTTCCGCACCAAGCAGAACGGACCCATGTGCTTTGTAGAGTTTGAGAACATCACCTTTGCCACAAAGGCGCTCAATGAGCTGTACGGTTTCCAGCTCCACAACAGTGTCAAGGGAGGAATCCGTCTGAGCTTCTCCAAGAACCCGCTTGGTGTTCGCACAGGTCAAGTGCCCGGCCAAAGCGGTCAAGGAGCACTGAATGGGCCGAACGGGGGACACGTCGGAGCCAACGGCTTCACCACAGCCAGCGGGCCGCCCCCAGGTCTCCCGGCACAGCCTCCTCCAGGTTTGGGCCTGAACAGAGCCGGGTTCTCGAGCTCGCCCGGGCTTTCCAACCCGTACTCGTCTCCGACCTACTCGAGTCCCTCCACAGATGTTTATGATCAGTGGAACAACAACCTAATGtacggcaacggcaacagcGCACACATGATGGGcgccaacggcaacaacggGTACATGATGGGCTCGAGCGCGACCTACCCCAGCCACATGATGGGTAGATGA